A single window of Arvicanthis niloticus isolate mArvNil1 chromosome X, mArvNil1.pat.X, whole genome shotgun sequence DNA harbors:
- the LOC117694506 gene encoding protein BEX1, protein MEAKDQEVKNLNMENDHQKKEEKEEKPQDTTKREPVVALIFEPGKNCVPRGGRRRFRVRQPIAHYRWDLMYRVGEPQARMREENVQRFGDDMRQLMEKLREKQLSHSMRAVSTDPPHHDHHDEFCLMP, encoded by the coding sequence ATGGAGGCCAAAGATCAAGAAGTAAAAAATCTCAACATGGAAAATGACCatcagaaaaaggaggagaaggaagaaaagccgCAAGATACTACCAAACGGGAGCCGGTTGTGGCCCTGATTTTTGAGCCTGGCAAAAACTGTGTGCCTAGAGGAGGTCGCAGGCGGTTCCGGGTTAGGCAGCCCATCGCTCACTACAGATGGGACCTGATGTATAGGGTTGGGGAGCCCCAGGCAAGGATGAGAGAGGAGAATGTACAGAGGTTTGGGGATGATATGAGACAGCTCATGGAGAAGTTAAGGGAAAAGCAGCTGAGCCATAGTATGCGGGCTGTTAGCACTGACCCCCCTCACCATGACCACCATGATGAGTTTTGCCTTATGCCCTGA